Part of the Trichoderma asperellum chromosome 1, complete sequence genome is shown below.
TTATTATGGCTAACCATGTCTCGTTTTTTACTGAAAAAAAGTATTCGGGCTGGTAGGAGTCGACAAGACATGGATTCGAGCATTCTATTCTGACTTGATCGAGTACAACGAGAACGTGGAATTCGTCACTCGGTGTGTGACTGGGACGCCTGATTTGACGATTTGGGAATGCGACGTGAAATGGACGGCGAGGCTGCCGTCGACGGCGCTGGGAACTGTGAGGGGAGATAAGGTGGTGATGAGGGGGGTGTCGTTGCTGAGCTGGAGGGACGGCTCGATTGTGGAACAGAAGGATTATTTCCATATTGCGCAGAAGGGGTGAATCAgctgaaggagagggaggcgCAGAATTTCGAGAATTGCTGGTAACagcaaggagaaggagaaactAATTCATGAGAAATACGGGATAGCCAAGGGAAGAGATGGCTGATCGGATTTAcgtcttggagaagaagctgtgaATGGCATCTCCAGGGCTTTAAAAGGCGAAATCTACCTAGTACTGCCTAGGAGTAGATAGTATTCACACTGCCAGGCCTCTCAAAGTAAGTCAGgtttatacatacatgcatgcagaCTTGATCTGTCCGAATATAGTTATTTGAACACTCCTCTACATCGATTTCTACTGCTGGCTGGTTTCTCCATTCCTGAGGATTCAGTCGATTGCATCTTCGCCACGATTGGATGGAGACAGTGAGCAACGACCTGGTGAGTGACGAGGAGTCAGCGATGCCTTGTTACAAATGTTTTGTACGAGTGGCTTCACTGCTATTGAAATATGCGTAAAACACGAATTGTAGCAAAAGACTACTACTTTCCTAGTACCTCTATAACGAGTGTTGtgtatgtaggtacatgtTGTTTTGTATACGAGAATTGCTGCATGCTGCTGGAAAATAGTACACCTAGATTTACCTATGCAAAAGGATTTGCTACAATCAAGGTAGTAAACATCTTCATTGTATAAAACAGTGGggttaagtttaaatattaaattttaaccATTTCCCAGCAGATTGGTCAATAAATAACATTTGCAAATgtattttagatttattttacATATTTATTGTTCGAAAGAGGCTGGCGTAGCAAGTTGTTTCACTGATTGTTAGGTAAGCTCCCCAGCTTGCTCTCGGCACTAATCCCCTTCTGGACTTCCGAGAACTGACTAGGGCGCAAATGGCTGTAGTTGATGTCAGTCCTTCGCTTTTGTGCGGCCGAAAATTCCTCGTGACAACCATCTGGTGGCAGCCATTACTTcatactaaattaaattaataacaaCACACGCTACCAAACAAAGGAGGTCATTCCTAGCCTTGTTTTGTGTCCTCACGAGcggcttctctctctctcggctCGCTTCTTTCCATTGACGGCGCTGGGCCTGTTTTTGCTTTCTGTGTTgattggtctttttttttttttcctttttgcggCGTGGGAAAACACCAGACGCCCATTCTTTGACCCAAGCCGATACGATCTTGACACCCAACCGAAACGAGATCCTACAAAAACGCCTAGACGGGCATTGCGGCGGCATTGCGAACCCGAAAATAAATCGACACACACaacgagaaagaagaagcaagataAGATGGTCTACGTGCGGCAGCACAACCTCCCGGCCTTGAAAGAGTACAAGTACTCTGCCGTGGATCGGTCGCTGGTTTCCAAATACATCCTCAAGCCTTTCTACACCAACTTCGTCATCCATTGCTTCCCAATGAGCATGGCACCGAACCTAATCACCCTGACGGGATTCATGTTCGTCGTCATCAATTTCTTGACCATGTTGTGGTACAACCCCACGCTGGATCAGGACTGTCCAAGCTGGGTGTACTACAGCTGGGCCATCGGATTGCTGCTCTACCAGACGTTTGACGCTGTTGACGGTGCCCAAGCGTAAGTCCCTTGTCTTCTCCGGTGTCTCCACGCGTTGTTTTCCGTGGATTGAGGAGCTTGGAGCTCGAGTGGTATCAAGAGAGCTAACTTTGAGGCGAATTTCTGCAGACGACGAACCAAACAGTCCGGACCCCTCGGTGAGCTTTTCGATCACGGTGTCGATGCCCTGAACACGTCTCTGGAGGTCCTCATTTTTGCCGCATCCCAGAACATGGGCCAAGGCTGGAAGACGGTAGCTACTCTGTTTGCTTGTAAGGCTTCCTCGGTTTTTGCTTCTCCCCCACTTCCCCCTCCATCGTCCCACCCGCCTCTTATATGGGGAatcatgcatgcatggcagacaagatgaagaggaaaactAGCAATACTAATCGGAGTTACCAGCTCTTCTCACCTTCTATGTCCAGACCTGGGACGAATACCACACCAAGACTCTCACTCTCGGCATCGTCAATGGACCCGTTGAAGGCGTGCTCATCGTGGCCTCTGTCTTTGCCCTGACGGGTTTCATGGGAGGCGCTCACATCTGGCAGCAGAGTGCTCTAGCCGCCATTGGCGTTCCCGCCTCGCTAGGCATTCCCCAATTCATCTACGACCTTACATTCACCGAGTGGTACATGGTTCAGGGAACAATTGTCCTGGTGCTCAACACTGTGGAGTCGTCTGTCAACGTTATCCGTGCTCGACGTGCTCGCGGCGACCGATCACGCGGcgcccttcttggccttgtgcCTTTCTTTGCCATCTGGGCCCTGATCGTCACCTATCTCTACCTGCAGCCAAACatcctccaccaccatctgATTCCCTTTGCCCTGTTCGCTGGCCTCGTCAATGCCTACAGCGTCGGGCAGATGATTACCGCGCACCTTACCAAGATGCCCTTCCCCTACTGGAACATCTTGGGCGTGCTGATTGGTTTTGGCGTTGCTGATTCGATTGGCCCGGTTCTGCTGAGCAAATACGGTGTTGGCTGGCCCAGCTCTCTCGGCGAGGGCGTGTACCAGACTGCCTTTGTTTTCCTGATGCTCGGCACGGCGCTTGGTGTCTACGGAAGCTTTGTCGTGGATGTCATTGTTACTATCTGTGACTACCTCGACATTTGGTGCTTGACCATTAAGCACCCTCACCACGAGGCGGCAGTCTTGAAGCCTAATGGCATCAAGAGCCACTAAAAGAAGACACCGTATTACGGGAAAACTTTTACATATTCCAAGTACATTCGCCACTAGAATATGTTGTATAATGCGGcaccatctttttttctttcttgcaaaaacaaatgaaagagaaacagagcTCATGTGTTGATGACGAAATGGGCGATTCGATGGGGAAGGATAGAGAACaactaaaagaagaagaagaagaagaagaaaaaaaagtcaataCTTTGTAACGTGATATGATGATGGATTTATTTACTGAACAAACGAGGGCCTAGATGGGACGACAGACGGTGGCCATTTTCTTTCAGCACGAAGTTGGTATTATGTGATATTAGGGCGCCTGCCTGAGCTTATATAGAATTTTTGGGCGTTTCGTGGATACTATTATTTGGTAGACGCCATTTAGATAGAGCAATTGATAGTAGAAAAATAATCTGAAGAGATGAGAGGCTTGCTTTATCCTGTACATTGCTACAGAGAGTAAAGCTGCTCACTTGAGTTGAATTGAGACGCGAGAATGGAGAACTATCAGCATCTGTTGCGTGAGATATCATCACGATCAAAGGACACATTATGcatatacctaggtatatatatatacatatatgtacGTCAGAATATGAGAGTGATATATGCTTAACATAATAGTGTATGAAATGATCTAAACTCGTCATTTTTcatttgctgctcttctttgaaTTTAAATGCCCTGGCAGGAGCCAGCTAAGTTGATAGTCCCTAAGCGGGACCTCGATCCTTCAGGCACTAGGAGATTCAGCTCCTTCCTTTGACGGAGACGCAATCCAAAACACAAATAATACTTCCTCTATCCCTGTTTTTCCAACTACGATAAACAACTACAACATCGTCGCCACTTTCAcaactagaaaaaaaaaaaaaaagaatatgtaTATGATACGCCAGCAAAAAATTAAGCCTCCGAtactgggaatcgaacccagggctGCTCGGCACTCGAACAATGAGAGCGAGCGATGTTAGCCACTACACCATATCGGATATCTTGTATTGACAAATCTGCAGACAAAATCTCTTCATACAGTTCAACTTCGCAGATCCTCGGCCTATTGTCCAAACTTCGCCTATCGTCTGGGCGGGCCTTGCATGGGGGCAGACGAACTTGCCTTGGCTAAAAGCGCGAGAGAGTGGTATTACGGAGTAGTCCACTTCCTTCAAGAAGGCAAAATGCCGACTATGCAAGTCAATCTACGCAGGATCGCATTGGCTGGAATATCCCTACAAAGTCGCCCTGCACAGGCCGGATATCTCCTTCAAAGGCGCCCTACAGCAGGCGGCCGGGTGATCCATATCATGCCGTTCCTGGCGCTGATCTGCCTGCTAGAGGCTGGGCCCCGCCCTGGTGAAGACTTGGTCTGTCCCAGCTGTGCGGAGTGTGGGAGCTTGAAATAGACAACTATTAGTCAATGCTGACTGTGGCCTACTAGGAGGTCTCCTCAATCAATCAACCGCAATCTCAAATACAGAAAAAGAGTCACAAGTGCCCCTCCTCAAAAGCTTCATTCAGCCCTACGGTTTCCGGAGTCCGGGACGATGGATCTCTAGGAGGTTGTTCGCTTTACGGTGCTACTATTAATATGATGGTCCTGCCACTGCTGCGAGCTATAGTCGCACAGGGGACATGGCTGAGGTGTCAGTCGGGCATAGTCACCGTTTGAAGGCGCAAGGAACTTTGGATGCTGCATGTGGTGAGAGCGATGCCCTCAGCGATCATCAGCACGTGGAGACGGCCTGCGCCAACTTACAAATGCATAGGCTACTGCTCACCTTGGAGGGCGCAAGGGGCGGTGTTTTAGGAGTTTTGCGAGTGGTGATTCGATGGAAATAGTATTTCCCGTAATACGCGGCCTATTTGCACGGGCATCTGGACCATCCGGAAAGTAAGCTTGAGCTGTGGCCTCGGGTTCTATCCTGCTGGCATTATCCATAGACCTATGTGGAAGGATCTGGCCCAGTCGGCGATGACTGGTTGTTTTGAATCTGGCCTTGGGTCTTGGGTCTTGGCTTTGATTTTGATGCATCCCACTCCTGGTTCCTCTGCCGTCTCTTCAtgcctctccatcttcttcccctttgaCAGAACTCGATCTAGAGAGTAGTAGAAATTGCTCTGGAAGCCAAGGCAGAGCAATTGGACTTTCTAGCTAGAACTTTCTGGCAATGTTCTATTTCCAGAAAAGGGCGGAAACCGTCGAAAATCGACAACTCAGAGGGTGGGAGTCATGAAGTCAGCACCAAAAGGACAAGTGCAGCCCTTATGTCAAATTCAGCCATGCTTGGCTCAACTGCCGTATTCTGAGGCCGTGTCTCAAAGCGCTAGGGGACCCCCCTGTGCCCACGCCCCCCTTCGCCGCCATCGCAGCACAGGGCTCACGTTCTTTCGCTCGATAGCTAGCCACTTGGAGCTGTTCGCCGTTCTTAGCATTCTTAGCGGCGTCGGCGGCTGTGTCGGGGGAGGAGGGAACTTGGAGCCAAAGCAGACAGGCAGCAAAACAATGGCGGTCTGGCCGCTGCAGAATTGGAACCAAAGCGGCGTTGGGCGTTGGCGCCACAAACGCGACGGCCGAGAGGGAACCATATGCCTGGCAGCATACACTGTGTTGCCCACCCATGAGGCAATAGATGCTGTAGTTGGGGGTCGGAATGTGGCTGCTACCGCGCGGTAATCCCTAAGCAATGGGGGACAAAGGGACCTCTCTCCACGGCTTCATTTGGGGATGCGTGCTAGCATCCTCGCGGCATGGCAAGGGCCCCCTCAGGCCTCAAGAAGCTGCCGAGCCTCCGGCCAAGACGTTTGATTCGCCGGTGGGAGCGCTAGGCAGCGTAGCCACAGCTGTCTCGCGTCTTCCGCCGTCTTCTTGCTACtgacttttctcttcttctgggtcGGGAATTGTCGCTTGGCTAAGACTCACTTATTAATGATACTCGCGTGATTGTGCCATTGGGAAAGGGTCCGGACAACGCGAGCACGTAGGCCCAAACCGCCGatttggagaaaaaaaaccaggTTCTCTCTGTCATTTACCTATTTCTCACCGGATACCCATAGCCCTAGGGTATTATATACGAGTGGACGAAGGCAAAGCCCAACTCAAAAACTCGCCTCAGCCCCCCCGTCCTCCATTCCGGGCGACGGCCATATTCCGTACATAACCCCGTACACGCCTAggacaaaagaaacaaagccAGGCGGGCTTGCTCCATTATAACCTACCCAACTCAGGATACTCTCATCACAGCGTCGTTCTCCAAAAGAAAGACCAACACCATGGATTTCGCAGCCCAGTATGCCTTTGCCGGCCCTCATCAGGCGTTCCCGGCGTCTTTTATGCCTTTGACGCCTTCGCACTCCCAATCAAATGGCTCGGACGATTTCAGCAACACCTCCCCGCCTGTAAGTTTTTTGTGAACCCCCAGCGTCCCCCACCTCGTCTCCCGAAAGCGCAGATTGTGTGCCTTAGCGCTCCTTACTTGAGCATTACGAGAGAGAAGACTAATCACCACACGTCTGGCTTTGAATGATTAATCGCCGTGTAGAGGTCTTGACTGATGCTGACGCAATCGAACTGTGTTTGATTTCTACAGGACAACTTTGCAGACCACTTCAATACTTTTGACTACACGGGGTCCTTTGGCGGCCATCACCAGCACCACCAATCGACCTTCCATCAAAGCCCGCCGTCGCCTCCCGTCTTCGGCCAGCATCCGAGAGCTGCCgtgcaacaacagcagcagcagcagcagccaaatcaagagcaacagcagcacgtCTCGGACCACCTGGCGCAGTCCCCGTCAACAAATGGCAGCATCAATGGCGGATCGGGACCCAAGATCGAGGCCAACCTCGACGACGTAGGCCGCGGCGgcagcgaggatgaggatatGCTGACCCCAGCGCAATCGAGGAGAAAAGCTCAGAACCGTGCCGCGTAGGTGCTCCCCCCCATTGTTATCGTCCCAAAATCCTTATCTTTACCCTCTTCTACTTTGTGGCAGCCCCGGAATGTTTCCTTGAGTTGTATCGGCCTATCAAAGTAGATCGATCTGCTTCATGGGATGGTGAATTCTGGGGCTTGTAGCTGAATCCTTCTCTTACCTTCCTAATTTGCCATTACTTTTCTTCATTGGGGGTTTATAAAAAGGTCTGGGTACAAAACCAGACTTGCAGACCAATGTTGGATAGGCGTCGATtacatcatttttttttgctgtttctctctttttcttcctcccttTTATTCAAGAGGGAGTCTATGCTGTAGCTAATACTGACATTATTTTGATTTACAGCCAAAGAGCATTCCGCgaacgaaaagaaagacatgTCAAGGATCTCGAGTCCAAGCTGGCCAACCTTGAGGCTGCTCAGAAAGAAGCCGCTACCGAAAATGAGCGACTCCGACGAGACCTGCAGAGGATGTCGACCGAGAATGAGATTCTCCGCGCTACGTCGGCCATGAACCAGAATAACGGCTCTCACTCCCCGGAGCCTCTGACAACAGGGCCGATGACATACACGCCTACCGACTTTTACACAAATGTGCTCCAGGGTCACAACAACAAGTTCCCCTCACACCGGATTGTTACCTCCGACGACGGCCACCGGCTGCTCGCCGCAGGAGCCGCCTGGGATTTCATCCTGGCCCACCCTCTGTACAAGCGAGGCCTGGTTGACGTCAGCCAAGTAGCCGAGCGCATGAAGCGTCTGGCCAAATGCGACGGACAAGGGCCGGTTTTCTCTGAGGGAGACATTATCCACGCTATTGAACAGAGCGTTGCCAGTGGCTCCGACGATCTCCTgtaggaagaaaagaaaaaagaaaaagaaaaaaaagagacaaacaGAGAGAGGGGGTGGAGGGGAACccggagccagagccagagcgaATGATATATCTGAGACATGCAGCAGACGAGGAGCTGCTTGTGTGCTTGGGCTGgggatggagaagagagagaaagagaagggggagaTTGTGTGCGTTGAAAgcctgattttttttttttttttttttttttgcttttggttTTATTGGGGcgaaagagagagcgagagcgaatGGTGTCATGACATTGTGCTTGATTTGTTTTAATGTTGCATTACGACTTGGCGTCTATCTGTGGGGTTGCTTTGGGTCTCAATGCACTCactgctttgttttttttttactcgtTGATTCAGGCACACGCAACCACAATCACAATCacaatttatacttttaatccGTATGGCTAATGTATGTGGTACGAGTCTCAGGAGTGGGCGACTCGGAGCGTGTTCTGGGTGGGACGATCTGCCCCGGATCCTACTCCCACGTACCGCCTACACAATATCTTTGCGAATGGCTGTCCTACTGCTGTGAGCGCTGAGTGGCAGGTTTTGACTCCACATTCATGTATGAAGCACTGTAGTGCATTATTTGTATGCCtttctctttgctctctctctcttgcatGATACGAATGATGTTTTGTATATATGTAGGGAGTGCCGCCAAGTTGCAGCATGTACTGCTACCATGCAGCATGCAGGCTtgaatccttttttttttctgctttttgctctgtctcttcttcttactACTCCTACGGGACGAGAAAGGTAAATTAACCATCCAACCAGGTTCACTTACAACAAGCACTgcaatgcagcagcagcagcagcaacgcgCGTTTGCCACGTCTGCCTGCCCAGCCTGCTTTGAACAGCTTTTCCCCCTCATCTCATCCGGGGTGGCGTAATTGCTGTCTCGGGCGGAAAGGAACCGAAACAGCAAAGAAACAAGCGAAAACTCACAAAAAACGAAGCAAGGGATAATCAAGAGCAAACAAAATATGGGAGAAAAGTTGGGTTTTGAgtagcacaagcacaagacGCCTTCAGCCGCACCTGAACGTACCCGCTTTTGTGTGTGACATTTCCTCCTTTGAAGTTCAGAGTTACGGATGGAGTGATCCACGGGGTGTCTACAGGCGCAGGCATCTGGTTGGATAAACATATAACCAGACAGACTGACAGGCTGACAGGCActgaggcagcagcagtaccagGTATTGCTATGTATCAGGTTTGCCCCAGTAAGACTGCGTCTCCATTTTGGAAGGGTAAGCTCTGGTCTGGGGGGCCTTTCCCCGTCCTTGCGCATATAATATTTGTTTGCATTTCATGTAGGAAGCAATATTTAGTTGCATTCGTGTTATCTAGCTGCATTTGGAATATTTACGGTCTGCAttttgcatctgcatctgcatttgCATTGCAGTTGAATCAATTCTCAAAAATCAcctgcttttgttttttcttttgcaaatCCTATACAAAAAGGAGAAATATGCCCTTCTCTGCATAATTGACAGCGGTTTTGCTCGTGACACGTGTCCATGCCTTGCTTCTATTGCCTTGCTAAGGCAATCGATTCGGGTTGAATGCAAAACCAAGAGCCTAGGCCCAAAGGGCCCAAGCATGGAACAAGTTTGCCTATCTATGATGCCGCCGGTATGTTCATGCAATGCTTGAATGGCTCAATCCCAACGTGCTTGCATGTTCTCATTGTTGTTTTGGTCCAGTAGCAAGCAGCCAGGTCGCCATGTCGTATTGGAGAGGGGGCAAAGTGACGATAATAATTACAAGCTGGTGTGTAGTAGTGAGGGTGGTGGTAATGCAGCGGCGTATTCCTCGCAAGATAGCAACCAAGTACTACTGCAAATGTTTGCCTCTCTGGATGAGGGGAGCCTATCAAAACACCCTGTCTCTACCGgctttttgctctctcccACCCTCTCTTGACTAACTGATAGACTGGTAGCTTGCAGCCACGCACAGACAGAGCGATGCGGGGacaaaagaagccaaaggaAGCCACAGAATACGACTGGGATGGTAGACACACAGTAGCTCAGGCCCAGTCGTTTATACAGCCTGGTTTTCAAACCAATGGAGGTGGGTAGCTGGGATTGGATGGCTCCGCCTTCAGCCGACAACAGGCTATTATTGTCTCAAACTAGCagaaggaataaaaaaaaaaaaggtagaaAAATACATTTGGTATATTCTGAAAGTAGCACGGAACAGCGAGAAATTGAAAGGCgtggaagaaaaaggtcGAGCCGGTTGGGAAGACATGTAGAGGCCCCAGCgaagaatacatgtatataagaGGGTGGCCCTGAACAATTCCCATCTGTCTATTCTCTTTTAAATCCATCTTCTTGTTTCATTTGAATCTCCGTTATTCATTTCTAGCCTGAGTCTCTCAGCGTTGCCCTCATTGATAGAGCCCATTCACTTTGTCATAGACTGCTCACCAAACCACCACCCACCACCAACTACCTATATCTAGGTACTAATCGAATTCCATATTGACCACCAACTCTCATGATGAAAACAATCTACGAGGTTGATGAAGAAAACCATCACGGAGGGCCTGACCCTCCTGTACCTCTCCTTCTCTATGCCCCGTCTCGCGACGAACCTTCCTTTTATGTTCGATCCTTTAAACATCCCCTTACCGTCCTGCACTCTAATAACTCCCATCTTGATACCGCCAGGTTTGCTCCTGAACCTGACATTTACTACCCCGCCTGGCGGCCTCTCCCAATTGGCTTCAGAATGCCTGCTCGTGTACGCCCCCTCGGTGTGTTGGTAAAGCTTACCCAAGATGCCTCTCTCATCAATATGTCTTGCCCAGACTCGACTCGTCCAGACCAGCATCGGAccgcaagaaaaaaagcgctGTCTTCCACAGAGATTCTGGAACAAGTATTCACCAAAATCGACGCCGTTACCCTCCTCACCTCTGTCCAGCGGGTGAGCAAGACCTGGAAGGAAGTCTTTGATGGATCGGTCCTCTTGCAGCGgaagctcttcttcacccCCGATGAGACGCGGCCGCTCGAGCCCCATCCGCAGACCAGACGGGAGAAAGATTCAGATTACCGCAAGATGTATCCGGTCTTGAATTCACTGCTAGTCAGGCATTttcgcagcagcttcttccctGTCGGCGGCAAATTCTACGGCTACCCACGCCGGTCTGAATCCTTCTACGAGCAGCGATGGACTTCCAAGCACAATAGgctcaagatgaagaggaaactGAATACCAGGTACAACAAGTATGAATCCACTAAGCCCGACATATCCAAGGTCGAAGCTCTCCAGGTATTACTGGATAGAGAGCGCTTCACGCGAGCCGGCGCAAGTTGGCGCAAGATGCTCGTCTCGCAGCCCCCTATCCCCGACTTTATCGCCATGGAATTCTCGTCGCAGAACATGAATAATGCAAAATCGCATGAAAAGCTCGAGTTCCGCATCTTCAACGCCAATCATCCGGATAAAGGCCTCCGCATGGGCCAGCTGTACGACTTTGTACAGGATAAAGCTGCCAACCACCCGCTGGACTCGCTGTGGTATCGAGTCGTCTGGTTTGAGCCGCATGGCCCCTTTGCGTCAGATCTCAGCGAAGACGGCTGCCATATTATGTTTGAGGATATAGGGACTAAGTGCGTGGTTGAAATGTTTCACCGTGAGGATATGGCCAAGAATTTTTCTCCTACTTTGTCatcctcttttccttcctcctTTGCTGCGAGAGAGGGACCTTTgtcatcttcttttgctgCGAGAGAGGGACctctgtctttgtctttgcgCTCATCTACCTCTACCTCTACCTCTACCTCTACCTCTACCTCTACCTCTACCTCTACCTCTACCTCTACCTCTACCTCTACCTCTACCTCTAGATCCAGACCCAATCCGCCGAACCCACAGGCCTTTGATGCCATCTTCAAATGCGCCGAGTTTGTGCCCGAAGATTGGAAGCCGGCACAGCAGGTGGTAGACTATGGCAGTGTGACGCACCGGACGCTTACGCGGCTGGAAGACTAAGAAAAATTTGTTCTTCCATGGTACATGGGGAACTGCAATTGGGCGGGTAAGGGATTCTCTTGTTCCACAACCTGTTTATACTGACGTGTGATAGAAACGATTGCCCAAATAATTCTTTGGCACTGCGCTTGAGCGGCTGTTCTTGCCGTCCCCATGGCTAATGCGGGTGGGTGGGAGGCCAACATGGGGACCGGCTTAGATTGTTTTCTGCACTTCCATACAgtcgtcttttctttctcctctcttcatgGGTTTGTCTTATAGGCGCTTGTTGGTTACAGGGggctcttttcccttcttctctttcccttcttaaTACCGTTCTTCAAGACCATTCTCCACCCacgtttttttcccttgttcTAGACTGTACTCAATATTGTTTCCTATTTTTGTTCTTGATACCTTTTTGTGTTTCCTTTGGCGGGAAATGGGTAATTACCTTGGTTGTTTTGGGATCCGCAATCGTTTCTAAGGTTTCTGTAGTAATGGGACATTTGGATGTATGTACTCTAGCTATGTCATTTCCTCTGTTATACCTACGGAAATTAagttccttttttctctattcGAGTCTACGCCTTTTTCATTTAATACGTGGGACAGGTTCAGTGTCAACGTGATATTTCTAGATGTCAGTCGTAAGCTATTGGCCAATAATATACCTCGTTTATTTCTCCATTACGCTTCA
Proteins encoded:
- a CDS encoding uncharacterized protein (EggNog:ENOG41), with the protein product MAAAAGVMAILESTYNSLDLEAILELYADDARFSAHLFGLVGVDKTWIRAFYSDLIEYNENVEFVTRCVTGTPDLTIWECDVKWTARLPSTALGTVRGDKVVMRGVSLLSWRDGSIVEQKDYFHIAQKG
- a CDS encoding uncharacterized protein (TransMembrane:10 (i50-68o80-98i141-159o179-196i203-222o228-248i260-280o286-306i318-341o361-388i)), coding for MVYVRQHNLPALKEYKYSAVDRSLVSKYILKPFYTNFVIHCFPMSMAPNLITLTGFMFVVINFLTMLWYNPTLDQDCPSWVYYSWAIGLLLYQTFDAVDGAQARRTKQSGPLGELFDHGVDALNTSLEVLIFAASQNMGQGWKTVATLFASLLTFYVQTWDEYHTKTLTLGIVNGPVEGVLIVASVFALTGFMGGAHIWQQSALAAIGVPASLGIPQFIYDLTFTEWYMVQGTIVLVLNTVESSVNVIRARRARGDRSRGALLGLVPFFAIWALIVTYLYLQPNILHHHLIPFALFAGLVNAYSVGQMITAHLTKMPFPYWNILGVLIGFGVADSIGPVLLSKYGVGWPSSLGEGVYQTAFVFLMLGTALGVYGSFVVDVIVTICDYLDIWCLTIKHPHHEAAVLKPNGIKSH
- a CDS encoding uncharacterized protein (EggNog:ENOG41); this encodes MMKTIYEVDEENHHGGPDPPVPLLLYAPSRDEPSFYVRSFKHPLTVLHSNNSHLDTARFAPEPDIYYPAWRPLPIGFRMPARVRPLGVLVKLTQDASLINMSCPDSTRPDQHRTARKKALSSTEILEQVFTKIDAVTLLTSVQRVSKTWKEVFDGSVLLQRKLFFTPDETRPLEPHPQTRREKDSDYRKMYPVLNSLLVRHFRSSFFPVGGKFYGYPRRSESFYEQRWTSKHNRLKMKRKLNTRYNKYESTKPDISKVEALQVLLDRERFTRAGASWRKMLVSQPPIPDFIAMEFSSQNMNNAKSHEKLEFRIFNANHPDKGLRMGQLYDFVQDKAANHPLDSLWYRVVWFEPHGPFASDLSEDGCHIMFEDIGTKCVVEMFHREDMAKNFSPTLSSSFPSSFAAREGPLSSSFAAREGPLSLSLRSSTSTSTSTSTSTSTSTSTSTSTSTSTSTSRSRPNPPNPQAFDAIFKCAEFVPEDWKPAQQVVDYGSVTHRTLTRLED